Genomic window (Eubalaena glacialis isolate mEubGla1 chromosome X, mEubGla1.1.hap2.+ XY, whole genome shotgun sequence):
TATTGGATATACACAGGTCAGGAGATTTGCATAAATCTGGGCAACAGTCAAATGTTGTTGTTATCATGCCTTTGGGTACCCTAGCTATTTGGTGACTGAGCACAATTTaataactgttttttgttttaaaatgttttcatttttaaatgctatGTGAAATATCTGCCCCCTCCAATCTAGCATTCCTTGTCTGTTGGCCTGTTTATTATTCCATGGGAATGATAATAAGAATGGAAATTGTACTAATAGAAAGCTATACAATAGCAATATTAAAATGTGACAGACATAGGATATTAGGAATTTTCATTACATTAGAAGACTAATATCTGACAAATACATTACACTTAGAGATAGTTCTTTGGTACTCACCTGATCATATAGAGCTCTTTATTCCACGGGTAGATATTTAAGACTGGCCCTACCCCAATCATGTGGTTGTGACATTCTCCAACATTTTCAATATATTCATGCTTCAATGGCACTTTGCTGAGGAGTTCAAATTCCTCAGGTGCCTTCTGAAGTACCTGTTCTGCTGCATAGAATCCATCTACTAGCAGTGTCCTGCCACCTGTTCCTTCATGCTTAAGACAGTGAAACACTTGAATGCTAAAGAGggggaaaaattaaattattctgttcagtggagaaaagagaatatatcaaaattttagaaaaaaatatatgaaatgattATTGACTccacttgtatcattttcttttcactaAGAAATAAATCTCATTTCCCAATTGTCTTCCCTTCATAGCCAGCTGTACTTTTTTGTGCTTTGAAATATTAATGCCACTACAGGTTCCTCCTAAGCATATTTAACATGTATTGATGGCTATATGTGACAGACCCAGGGAATACTGTCCTGAATAAGGTATAGTCTCTGTTTTAAAGAAGGCCAGTCTACTAAGAAGAGATGAAGCAAGTAAGTACCAACAGGCACTATAATAAAGTTGTATACAAGATACAGTGGGGCCATAAACAGAGGAAATTATTGTAGTGGTGTGTTGTATAGAGAAATGTTTTTGGAGGTGGATGAGAATGGTTTTGCTTAGTCTTAAAGAATGAGCAAGAGTTGGGCTGAAATGAGATTGAGGTGAggagagggcattccaggcaaaaaaaaaaaaaaaagtatgaccaAAGATATCAACGTAAAACAACAAGGAGTTTAAACTGAGATGGGAGATGAACTGGTGGGAAGCAAGATGACAAAAAACATGGAAAACAACTTGGATAACTGAAATAGCAGAGAAAAATACTGAGGGCTTGAGCTTAGAGAAGGGTTTTATAGAAAAGAGGACACACCTAAGCAACATGACGGAGGACGAAGAACAGGCAAATATCTAGAATGACTGCAGGTTTTTCACCTGGACAACCTGACAAATAATAATGCCATCTGTCAAGAGAACGCAGGCAGATGCATAATTGGATGATAATAAGGGGGTGAGAGGGCTTGAGGAAGTAGTTCAGTTTAAGGACATGTTGAAATAGTTGAGTTATATATGGCTGAAAATTTAACAGGAAAAGGAAATGCAACTATTAATGGACTGGAAAACTAAagtaaaaatttcaaattaacaaggggaaaataaaattaatagtaatttaggaaaaaagcaaaaataaggaaaagtaaacaacaaagtaaaataagtaataaacataaataaagagAGAAGGAATAAAATCAAGGAGAACCTAgggtaaatataattaaaatgagaaaGGTCAGTTCTGGCTATGTTGACCTTTCTGTGAAATTTCTAGGTTAGGATTACTTAGCAGCCAGTTGAAGATGTTTACCTTAGAAGAGAGGTAGATTTTGTAGTTGTCTGTAGGTGATAGCTAAAGCCAAGAGCATGGAAGAAGTCATTTGGAGAGATCATTTCAAgtaagaaaagagggagaaggagaaaaccTTGAGAAACAACAATATTTACGACATGGACAAAGGAAAATAAGCTGGCACAGGAGACTGAGGAAAAATGGCTATAGATAtagaaggaaaactagaaaagaaaGGATATTTAAGAAGAGGTAGTGGTTAATGGCCCCAGGGGTCAAATAAGATGAAGACTGAAAGGTACACACTGGGTATGGCAATAAGTTAGTTGCTGGTGACTTTGGAGAGATTAATTTTAATTGGGAGGGGGGTGGATAAACTAGCTGACTACAGGTTTGAAGAGTGAATGAGAAGTGAGAATGAAAAGACACTGAATGTAGacaattattttaataagtttagcTGTGAAGGTGAGGAGTAAGGCGGGGCTGTAACTAGAAGGAGATAGAGCAAAGGAAGTGTACAAAAGTAGAGATTCAAGAAATGAGAAGCTGATAGGAAGGAGTCAATATGTATGGAAGGCTCAAGATACAGGAGAGAGAAATCCCCACGGAGGTTGGAAAGGATGAGATCCTGAGCAAAGGTAGCTTTAGAAAGCATAAGGCAtataacaatgatgatgatgatgatgacaatggctaaaatgataataataatagctagtatttactgaacatttattaTGTTCTAGGAAGTATGCCAAGTGCTTTAAATACATCATGTAACTTAATCCCTAAGCAATACAAATGGACAGGTTTTATTACTagtcccattctacagatgaagaaactgaggcatagagaggttaagttattttccaagatcacaaagctaaCCTATGTTCCAGGTGGGATACAAATCCAGGTCTGGTTGATGCCATAGCCTGAACTCTTAACCGTTCTCATTAGACTGCTAATGTACTTGGTCCTTGCCATTGATTAGAAAGGGTTAAATTAAAGGCACAGACAACTGTGTATCTCTGGTAGTGGTCAGAGAGAAAAGAGCTAGTCAATATTTGAACCTCAACCCCTGTCCAACTGTTCCTCATCCCATTTCCTCATATTCTTCCTTCTGTATCCTGTAGAATGAGGATGCAGGGCTTTTTGTATATCGATAACATTGAGCAGGATGTCAAAAAGATGCTTTATTCTTCCTCCTCTGAACCAAATATTCTTAGGCTCCAAACCCTTAAAGGAAATCAATGCATCATGTCAAataattactatttcttttctgtggtgagaagatttaagatctactctctgtTAGCTACTGGTAATAATATTACAGTATATGAccatatcaaatcaacacattgtacaccttataGTTACacaatgtcatatgtcaattatatctcaataaagctggaaaaaagtaTGGTATACGTTATCTTTGACTCAATAGCTTCTGAGTCCATGTGAGAaggttatttttcattcattcctccTCTCCAACTTCTTGTAAATTGGATTTAAATTCCTCTTACTACCATACCCAAAGTAGCTGTGTTTGGAAGATTGAACCCTTTGCAATATAACAACTAAATATGAAAAACTGTACAAATTCCCAAACTAATGGTTAATCAATACATTTTTGGTAAGTTATTTGTAATTACtttgagaaaaaatgtaaattaaacaaaatttacaTCCATTTATGTAGTAAGGTAGATTTTCaatcatttcaaaaattttattcctATAAGTCTAAAGAAGACTGAGCTAGGGTGTTTAAAAATGATCATGTTTctaaggagaaaagaaacagtCATACAAATAAGCAGCAGCAGATATGATCTTGGTTCAAATAAAACAGAGAATGATTAAGAAACTATTCAAGACCATCACACGTAATGATCCCACTTTGGAAAATTCTAATCCACCTACCCACAGGGCTCTTGAAAATAGGTAGTGTCAGTGTGCCGATCCAGAGCTAGCTTGGTGTATGCAGTGTCACCCCTGGAGAAGTCTGAAGTGAAATACCACATCCTCCCATAGATGGTTTCTCTGTCAAATGAAGTATAGGAAACCTTTCATTCTTATCATTCAAAACTCCTTCCAATACTTTCTTTAATTATTCACAAATAACAATAGATTGTTTGGCTCCAGATTTCCATCTATAAGGTAAATATGACAGTTTAACACATCACCAGTCTAAACAATTCCtccactgagtaatattctaggAAGCTGGGGGGAAAAGGGTGAAAGGATAATATAGTTTGAAAGCTTAGGGAATCACCCCACTCTGTTTATGTATCTACTTTTAATAGCTTTCACACTCAAACTTCTGTCCTGCACTCACCTTCCTCACATAGAAAAAGATGTTTTTGGGTAGCTGCTTTTAGAAGTGATTAATGTAGATCTTCACCCATCTTTTAGACATGgaggaataagaaaaagagaaaggatagTTTATATTAGCAAGTATTTAGTGAGAGTTGCTGTATCACTGTTATTGTATCTCTCCTTGAGGAGAGATACAATAACATCATGGGTTTTGATTTCATAGTTATTTTCCTAGTAGGCTCAGATCTGACTAAAGGTCACTTTAATTCTTTAGCTTTCAGAGTTCATCTTATTCTCTGAACCCTCAAAATCCAAACAGGAAATGGCCTTCCTTTTGAACTATAACCTCTAAAGCCCTGTCAATTTATTGCCTACTAGCACAGCTTTTTTACTTGAAAGTTCTCAAACTGTGTTTGAAACTGAATGGTTCACAAATGTTAATTATGCTCTACTAGGATAGGGCAAATGACCCAGCATACTGTCTGCTACACAATGAGCTATATCTGGCTCttatgaaataaaaggaaagtacTAATTAAAACAAAGTTGGTTTACATCACATTTAATACTACAGAAGATAAATCTATATACTACCTAGAAATGCAATGGAAAGAACATTGTATTTAGGATCAGGAAACCTGAGCTATCTGAATCCCAGTTCTACTGCTTACAAGCAGAGCAGTCCTGGGCAAGCCACTTAATACATTTGAGCCTCAAGAGCCTCATCAGTAGAACAGGAGATAAAATACACACTTATCAGGATTACTATAATGACCAATGAAAATAACGGATTTGAATATGCTGGTTAAATGCTATACAGTATAAGGCAGTAGTATTAACAACCAGGCTCTGAATTAAGCCTTAGGAATAATAGAAGGTCAAAAGCAGATGATCTTTAGACACCATCTTATTCAATCCTGTTACTGATCAGATAGGAAAATAGAGGTTACtggggcggcgggggtggggattgagggtaggggtgtgtgtgttatGCAGTTGTCTATGTTTACCCAACTGCTTGATGGTAGAACTCAGACTActatctggttttctttactcACAGTTAGTGCTCTTTCTAGTGTACAATGACTAACTCCTACTTTGAGCATCACTGGGCTCGAAAAAAATACCATGACTTTGAAGTCTTCACCATATTTAACATGTAAGTGTCTTTAGAGATTAGAAATCTGGGCTTCAAATAAAGCACTATAAATGGGAATCCCGTTATTCAGGCCACAAAATATTCTGGAAAAACGAGGGTGACCATACCTGTCACTGGAAATTAATTTCTGCAGGTATCAGGAAACTAATGACTTACCTGATCAAGCTGATCCTTTCTGCCAACTTCTCTGTGTGTTCCTGAGTAGGAGGGACATTTTCTACAAAAGCAATTCCATAGAGCAGAAAGTTTTGTAGAAAGTTCTTCAGTCCCTCCTTGGTTTCTAAGAAGCTCTGGAAATCTACAGATGGAACTTGGGCTTGCTGGTAGATTTCAGCATTCCATAAGATTCTAGGCTGGATGACCTTTTGTTTCTGCCCTTCATAGCTGTTTTTCACCAGCCAATCCAAATCATATCTAGTCACATGACCATCTGGCCcttttaagggaaaaataaaaggcattaaaaataataattataaatactgCCAATAATTTACTGGTTAAGAATGATGTCAGCTGTAGATTAGAGCAAttttatttaagaagaaaaataaaaggttcaAAAATAAATGcttccaaagaaaggaaaaacaaagagtaaCTAAAAGAATACCCTGTTTTGGAAAGGGGCAAACCATTTTTTGTAAAACAATTGTTCTTTAAAAGAGTACCCCAAAGAAGACCAAGTCTCCTGTCCACTCACAAGTGAAAAAGAGTGTGGTCTCATCCAGACGAATGGTCTTTGGCTGGATACATAAATCCACACTGGCAGTGTCTAGGCTGCGCTGGTGAGTCTTAGAGTTGTAGCAAGATGCTGAGCGGCAGTGGTCTCGAAGCCAGACATAATCGAAGCGCATCACGGTGTTAGCATATTGCAGTTCTAAGGAAAAGATCACActcttttatattattatattattttacattatttattttgtaaaaataaatatttatttagaaaaactaaaaaatcaGGACCCAGAGAACTTCCTTCAAAAAGTCTTCTACCAAGAAATAAGCAAGAGCAATGAGGGGGACACTAGCCCCCTACTAGATATTAAAACATAGTATAGAACTTCTAATGATTAAAACAGTGTGATGTTGGTATAGGAAAAGGCAGATAAAACAACAGAAGAGTATAAAAAGTCCAAAAATATACATGAATGCATATAGAAATTTGGTATGTAAAAACTGGCAGGTGTAATCACTGtggaaaatatgaatttttaaataaacggTGTTGGGACAACTGATAATCATTtgcaaaaagataaaattgagtCCATACCTCATATTGTCACTGGGTGTCCATgataaactcaaaacagatcaGAGTTCTAAATTTGGAAAATGAAGCCATTCAAGTATATAAAAAGAAGACATGGATAGAGGACATAAAGGAGGTCCTTGTaccattcttgcaacttttctgttagTTTGAAGAtgtatcaaaataaaaagttagcaAAAAATCAAACTTTCTTATACATCAGGTTATTCATTTAGACAAGGTAAATAAAAAGGAGTTCAAATTTATAAGAGGAACAAAAACTATAAAGtgtctgggaaaaaaatgaaaatgtggaagACTACTATGGAGAAATCTATAAAACTATCCTGAAAGACTTGAAGGAAACTTGAATGGAGAAATATGCGCACAGATGGGCAGATTCAATAATGAAAAGATAGGAATTCTCCcacaaattaatacacagaactcCATGTACTTCCAATCCAAATCCCAGTGAAAA
Coding sequences:
- the TMLHE gene encoding trimethyllysine dioxygenase, mitochondrial isoform X3; protein product: MRFDYVWLRDHCRSASCYNSKTHQRSLDTASVDLCIQPKTIRLDETTLFFTWPDGHVTRYDLDWLVKNSYEGQKQKVIQPRILWNAEIYQQAQVPSVDFQSFLETKEGLKNFLQNFLLYGIAFVENVPPTQEHTEKLAERISLIRETIYGRMWYFTSDFSRGDTAYTKLALDRHTDTTYFQEPCGIQVFHCLKHEGTGGRTLLVDGFYAAEQVLQKAPEEFELLSKVPLKHEYIENVGECHNHMIGVGPVLNIYPWNKELYMIRYNNYDRAVINTVPYDVVHRWYTAHRTLTIELRKPENEFWVKLKPGRVLFIDNWRVLHGRESFTGYRQLCGCYLTRDDVLNTARLLGLQA
- the TMLHE gene encoding trimethyllysine dioxygenase, mitochondrial isoform X2 encodes the protein MWCRRLSHLQSRLQDLLRGRVTCWALQQPNSKSLFPLAIHWHHTASKSLNCVWQQHEDHFELQYANTVMRFDYVWLRDHCRSASCYNSKTHQRSLDTASVDLCIQPKTIRLDETTLFFTWPDGHVTRYDLDWLVKNSYEGQKQKVIQPRILWNAEIYQQAQVPSVDFQSFLETKEGLKNFLQNFLLYGIAFVENVPPTQEHTEKLAERISLIRETIYGRMWYFTSDFSRGDTAYTKLALDRHTDTTYFQEPCGYNNYDRAVINTVPYDVVHRWYTAHRTLTIELRKPENEFWVKLKPGRVLFIDNWRVLHGRESFTGYRQLCGCYLTRDDVLNTARLLGLQA
- the TMLHE gene encoding trimethyllysine dioxygenase, mitochondrial isoform X1 — its product is MWCRRLSHLQSRLQDLLRGRVTCWALQQPNSKSLFPLAIHWHHTASKSLNCVWQQHEDHFELQYANTVMRFDYVWLRDHCRSASCYNSKTHQRSLDTASVDLCIQPKTIRLDETTLFFTWPDGHVTRYDLDWLVKNSYEGQKQKVIQPRILWNAEIYQQAQVPSVDFQSFLETKEGLKNFLQNFLLYGIAFVENVPPTQEHTEKLAERISLIRETIYGRMWYFTSDFSRGDTAYTKLALDRHTDTTYFQEPCGIQVFHCLKHEGTGGRTLLVDGFYAAEQVLQKAPEEFELLSKVPLKHEYIENVGECHNHMIGVGPVLNIYPWNKELYMIRYNNYDRAVINTVPYDVVHRWYTAHRTLTIELRKPENEFWVKLKPGRVLFIDNWRVLHGRESFTGYRQLCGCYLTRDDVLNTARLLGLQA